The following coding sequences lie in one Candidatus Nitrospira allomarina genomic window:
- a CDS encoding esterase/lipase family protein, with amino-acid sequence MMASVQANCQWLFVILTAAMLAGCQTPVGVARVDSETVRHQLTKNVISSGELSPYTDIVLRVTDLTDAYFDYPRQALKHLHQFFLAEDQRKVYVAFALAELSFLYAQKSNQPSYYLAAAVYAYLYLFPETSTHPLNPLDPRVRIAADVYNRGLTSAFIAKDRSLMNLESGTYSLPFGTLQVALPDNRLQWENRTLTNFIPVAELEVRGLQNRYRQAGVGVPLAADQIPLGQEEGLQIAKGKMPVTAFMRFSNLLQQLTTDSIQGDWEIYNAYDQKAVRIKGRDVPLEIEFTSSLAASLSEAAVWERELKGFFMGDSLTLQSGELTALEPYRPGRIPVVFVHGTASGPGRWADMTNDLIIDPSIRSRFQFWYFTYDTGNPILYSAALLRELLQKTVDQLRQKYQDPALDAMVLIGHSQGGLLAKLTAVDSGNTFWDAISNSPLEDLKVSDQTRDLLQRSLFIESLPFVNRLVFIATPQHGSYVAGSWGAHQLAKFVKLPGRLMSGITDLMTLKMDTLKLKIQGKNLGSVSAMEPGSPLMTILPQTPLAPGITGHSIIAVEGDGPLEEGNDGVVAYQSAHVEGMESEFIVRSGHSCQSNTHTIQEIRRILLLHAMETCKTHGLCA; translated from the coding sequence ATGATGGCGAGTGTGCAAGCTAACTGCCAATGGTTGTTCGTCATCCTCACCGCCGCCATGCTGGCCGGCTGTCAAACCCCGGTGGGTGTGGCCCGGGTCGATTCTGAGACCGTTCGGCACCAACTTACCAAAAACGTGATTTCTTCAGGGGAACTTAGCCCCTATACCGATATTGTGCTGCGTGTCACAGACCTGACTGATGCCTACTTTGATTATCCCCGTCAGGCGTTGAAACACCTGCACCAGTTCTTCCTCGCCGAAGACCAACGGAAAGTCTACGTGGCATTCGCGCTTGCTGAATTATCTTTTTTGTATGCCCAAAAGTCCAATCAACCGTCCTATTATCTGGCTGCAGCCGTGTATGCGTATCTGTATTTGTTTCCCGAAACTTCAACTCATCCTCTCAACCCATTAGATCCCCGGGTGCGGATTGCGGCTGATGTGTATAATCGGGGACTGACATCAGCGTTTATTGCAAAAGATCGTTCCCTCATGAATCTGGAATCCGGAACGTACTCGCTTCCTTTCGGAACCCTCCAGGTGGCCCTTCCGGATAATCGGCTCCAGTGGGAAAACCGGACACTCACCAATTTCATTCCCGTCGCAGAGTTGGAAGTCCGCGGGTTACAAAACCGGTATCGGCAGGCCGGCGTCGGAGTTCCCTTAGCGGCCGATCAAATACCCTTAGGGCAGGAGGAAGGACTGCAGATTGCCAAGGGCAAAATGCCCGTCACCGCTTTCATGCGGTTCTCCAACCTTCTTCAACAATTGACAACCGATTCCATTCAGGGGGACTGGGAAATCTACAACGCCTATGACCAGAAGGCTGTCCGTATCAAAGGAAGGGATGTGCCGTTGGAAATTGAGTTTACCTCTTCTCTGGCGGCCAGTCTGTCCGAAGCCGCAGTCTGGGAACGGGAACTGAAGGGGTTTTTCATGGGTGATTCGCTTACGCTGCAGTCAGGAGAATTAACGGCTCTCGAGCCGTACAGGCCCGGGCGCATTCCGGTAGTTTTTGTCCACGGGACGGCCTCCGGCCCTGGAAGGTGGGCCGACATGACCAACGATTTGATCATCGATCCCTCGATCCGCAGTCGTTTTCAATTTTGGTATTTTACGTATGATACCGGGAATCCCATTCTGTACTCTGCGGCGTTGCTCCGTGAACTCCTGCAAAAGACCGTGGACCAACTCCGGCAAAAATATCAAGACCCGGCCCTCGATGCCATGGTCCTGATCGGGCACAGTCAAGGTGGGTTGCTCGCGAAACTGACAGCCGTCGACAGCGGAAATACCTTTTGGGACGCGATCAGCAACTCTCCACTTGAGGACCTGAAAGTCTCGGACCAAACCCGTGATCTCTTGCAAAGAAGTCTCTTTATTGAATCCCTGCCATTTGTCAATCGCCTCGTCTTTATCGCCACGCCACAACATGGGAGTTATGTGGCCGGAAGTTGGGGGGCTCATCAACTGGCCAAGTTCGTAAAGCTGCCGGGCCGATTGATGTCAGGCATCACCGATCTCATGACTCTCAAAATGGATACCCTCAAGTTGAAAATCCAAGGGAAGAATTTGGGAAGTGTGTCTGCCATGGAACCGGGAAGCCCCCTCATGACCATCCTGCCGCAGACGCCTCTGGCTCCCGGGATTACCGGGCACTCCATTATTGCGGTGGAAGGTGATGGGCCTTTGGAGGAAGGGAACGATGGGGTCGTGGCCTATCAGAGCGCCCACGTGGAGGGCATGGAGTCGGAATTTATCGTCCGGTCCGGGCATTCCTGTCAATCGAATACGCATACGATTCAGGAAATCAGACGGATTTTATTGCTTCATGCCATGGAAACATGCAAGACCCATGGCCTTTGCGCCTGA
- a CDS encoding TetR/AcrR family transcriptional regulator: MATSERKKREYAQRETLIIDTARHLLLEVGYIDLNMDRIAEITEYSKGTIYQHFSCKEEILVAMLIQSAQKCGTFLLRGSQFKGTPRERVAAMALGYDLFIQLNPDHFKSKLLLQNESIRGKASPVFQKNLEKAEQDNIGIVSGVLRDAVKEGHVQLRKGVTIEEVTFGLWTGAYGAFVLMFSEVNLEALGISDPRKAVWENIHALLDGFGWHPFFHELDWAETRNRILNEIFPHECHQAGMA; encoded by the coding sequence ATGGCTACCTCAGAAAGAAAAAAACGAGAGTATGCACAGCGGGAAACGCTGATTATCGACACTGCCCGACACCTGTTGTTGGAAGTTGGCTATATCGATCTCAACATGGACCGGATTGCGGAAATTACCGAATATTCAAAGGGAACGATTTATCAGCACTTTTCCTGTAAAGAAGAAATATTGGTCGCGATGCTCATTCAATCCGCGCAAAAATGCGGCACCTTTCTCTTGAGAGGGTCCCAGTTTAAGGGGACTCCCAGGGAGCGAGTGGCTGCGATGGCTTTGGGATACGATTTGTTCATTCAGCTTAATCCTGATCATTTTAAATCAAAACTGTTGCTCCAGAATGAATCCATTAGGGGAAAGGCCTCTCCGGTTTTCCAAAAAAACCTGGAAAAGGCCGAGCAGGATAATATCGGGATTGTCTCCGGAGTTTTACGGGACGCTGTTAAGGAAGGCCACGTCCAACTTCGGAAGGGGGTGACCATTGAGGAGGTCACCTTTGGATTGTGGACCGGGGCCTATGGGGCCTTTGTGCTCATGTTCTCCGAAGTGAACTTGGAAGCTCTTGGAATTTCAGATCCGAGAAAAGCGGTGTGGGAAAACATCCATGCCTTATTGGATGGGTTCGGCTGGCATCCGTTTTTTCACGAGCTGGATTGGGCAGAAACCAGGAACCGCATCCTGAATGAAATTTTTCCGCACGAGTGTCATCAAGCAGGCATGGCCTAG
- a CDS encoding Lnb N-terminal periplasmic domain-containing protein, with protein sequence MATGAWGTFALYFDGPESDTLRMLLASGFALSSLMALVGYCTRRFRWMATGSYLSLFIVLVVWWSMIEASNDRHWQPEVAVLPHATFDGNLITVHNIRNFDYHTETDFTPAYYDRTYDLENLNSADLVAAYWMGPEIAHIFLTFGFGDDHLAISIEARKEATEGYSSIKGFFKQYELIYIVGDERDLIRVRTNYRKDPPEDVYLYPLAGSPDNARRVFLGYMHTINELRERPRFYNTLTANCTNVIWMHTRLNPGHVPFSWKILLSGYTPAYLHEQGKLGTGFSFEDLQRRSHLNELALQADQAPDFSRRIRPHLFSP encoded by the coding sequence GTGGCCACTGGAGCCTGGGGCACCTTCGCTTTATATTTTGACGGGCCGGAATCTGACACGCTCCGGATGCTCCTGGCTTCAGGCTTTGCCCTATCCAGCCTGATGGCGTTGGTGGGGTATTGCACCCGGCGATTTCGATGGATGGCCACCGGGTCCTATCTCAGTCTGTTTATTGTGCTCGTTGTCTGGTGGAGCATGATCGAGGCGTCCAATGATCGCCACTGGCAACCGGAAGTGGCGGTGCTTCCCCATGCCACCTTCGATGGAAATTTGATTACGGTCCACAACATCCGAAACTTTGATTACCATACCGAAACCGACTTTACGCCCGCCTACTACGATCGCACGTATGATCTTGAAAACTTGAATTCCGCAGACCTTGTGGCCGCTTATTGGATGGGACCGGAAATCGCCCATATTTTTCTCACCTTCGGGTTTGGTGATGATCATTTGGCCATTTCCATCGAAGCCAGGAAGGAAGCCACGGAAGGCTATTCGTCAATTAAAGGATTTTTTAAACAGTACGAGCTGATCTATATTGTGGGTGACGAACGCGATCTGATCCGGGTCCGGACGAATTACCGGAAAGATCCACCCGAAGACGTGTATCTGTATCCATTGGCGGGATCACCCGACAACGCCAGACGGGTCTTTCTGGGATACATGCACACCATCAACGAACTGCGCGAGCGGCCAAGGTTTTATAATACGCTCACCGCCAACTGCACGAACGTCATTTGGATGCATACGCGGTTGAATCCCGGTCATGTGCCATTCTCCTGGAAGATCCTGTTAAGCGGGTACACGCCTGCCTATCTCCATGAGCAGGGAAAACTGGGCACCGGTTTTTCTTTTGAAGACTTGCAGCGTCGTTCACACCTCAATGAGTTGGCCTTACAAGCCGATCAGGCTCCTGATTTTTCCCGGCGCATTCGTCCCCATCTTTTCTCTCCCTGA